A window of the Myxococcus fulvus genome harbors these coding sequences:
- a CDS encoding HAMP domain-containing protein translates to MTTSSTAQQAAPKRRWRNFLLDTSFQLKLTAYIVGVTLVLSALLGVFLVRSARALMQETATAVEARSKAAEVSRELSSATLSNELLARMDDPAFEAAFREKAQTIDAAYEQERAAIVAQRAELEWRQRATWWVLGAFLLAFIAVVALGTIVVTHRVAGPLLRIRRMVGEVAEGKLRPPSYGLRDGDELKDLFDATRTMMQRLREQSEEDARVLAKALEVAERGGASGESLGELRALESRFRARLDA, encoded by the coding sequence ATGACGACGAGCAGCACGGCGCAGCAGGCGGCCCCCAAGCGGCGCTGGCGCAACTTCCTGCTGGATACGAGCTTCCAGCTCAAGCTGACCGCGTACATCGTCGGCGTGACGCTGGTGCTGTCGGCGCTCTTGGGCGTGTTCCTGGTGCGCTCGGCGCGGGCGCTGATGCAGGAGACGGCGACGGCGGTGGAGGCGCGCTCGAAGGCCGCGGAGGTGAGCCGGGAGTTGTCCAGCGCCACGCTCTCCAACGAGCTGCTCGCGCGCATGGACGACCCGGCGTTCGAGGCCGCCTTCCGCGAGAAGGCGCAGACCATCGACGCGGCCTACGAGCAGGAGCGCGCGGCCATCGTCGCGCAGCGCGCGGAGCTGGAGTGGCGCCAGCGCGCGACGTGGTGGGTGCTGGGCGCGTTCCTCCTGGCCTTCATCGCCGTGGTGGCGCTGGGCACCATCGTCGTGACGCACCGGGTGGCGGGTCCACTCCTGCGCATCCGGCGCATGGTGGGGGAGGTGGCCGAAGGCAAGCTGCGCCCTCCGTCGTACGGCCTGCGCGATGGCGACGAGCTGAAGGACCTGTTCGACGCGACGCGGACCATGATGCAGCGGCTGCGCGAGCAGAGCGAAGAGGACGCGCGCGTGCTGGCGAAGGCGCTGGAGGTGGCGGAGCGGGGCGGGGCGTCGGGCGAGTCGCTCGGCGAGCTGCGCGCGCTGGAGTCCCGCTTCCGCGCGCGCCTGGACGCGTGA